A stretch of the Pseudomonas helvetica genome encodes the following:
- a CDS encoding DMT family transporter, producing MTPRTALGALHIGALMFGLTGVFGKLAAASPAIIVFGRAAFAVIALAFFARFASSTGWQKLEAVDWRRLLLSGLLLAGHWVSFFIAVKVAGVAIATLGFASFPAFTVILEGLIFRERIRANEILLVVLVSVGLVLVTPDFDLASEATSGLLWAVGSGLLFALLSLTNRASSGRIPAVQAALCQNVVVALCLLPVAAPGLSEVRAIDWLWIGLLGVFCTGVAHSLFVASLAVIKARTAAVVFALEPVYGITVAWLLFGENPTLRMLIGGALIIIAIVLSSSLSGSSSKKSVTAEAASH from the coding sequence ATGACTCCGCGTACCGCCCTTGGCGCCCTGCATATCGGCGCATTGATGTTTGGCCTGACGGGTGTGTTCGGCAAACTCGCCGCGGCCTCCCCTGCCATCATTGTCTTTGGCCGTGCGGCATTCGCGGTGATCGCTCTGGCATTCTTTGCCCGTTTCGCCAGCAGCACTGGCTGGCAGAAACTCGAAGCCGTGGACTGGCGTCGCCTGCTCCTCAGCGGCCTGTTGCTGGCCGGGCATTGGGTGAGTTTTTTCATTGCGGTGAAAGTTGCCGGCGTGGCGATTGCAACCCTGGGCTTTGCCAGTTTTCCGGCGTTCACGGTGATCCTTGAAGGCCTGATCTTCCGCGAGCGAATCCGCGCCAATGAAATCCTCCTGGTGGTGCTGGTGAGCGTCGGCCTGGTGCTGGTTACGCCGGATTTCGACCTCGCCAGCGAAGCCACCAGCGGTCTGCTCTGGGCGGTGGGCTCGGGCCTGCTGTTCGCCTTGCTGTCGCTGACCAACCGTGCCAGCTCCGGGCGTATACCCGCCGTGCAGGCAGCGCTGTGTCAGAACGTAGTGGTCGCCCTCTGCCTGTTGCCGGTGGCAGCACCGGGCTTGAGTGAGGTGCGCGCCATCGACTGGCTGTGGATCGGTCTGCTCGGGGTGTTCTGCACCGGCGTCGCCCACAGCCTGTTCGTGGCTAGCCTGGCGGTGATCAAGGCTCGCACCGCCGCGGTGGTGTTTGCCCTGGAGCCGGTTTACGGCATCACCGTCGCATGGCTGCTGTTCGGTGAGAATCCGACACTGCGGATGTTGATTGGCGGTGCGCTGATCATCATCGCGATTGTGCTGTCCAGCAGTCTGTCTGGCAGCTCAAGCAAGAAAAGCGTGACGGCCGAAGCCGCCTCTCACTGA